In a genomic window of Flavobacterium sp. KACC 22761:
- a CDS encoding glycoside hydrolase family 88 protein produces MSILKKVVPCAFLLLAFSSADNSADLLINESFNRAEIMYSDMINVEKNYNLYPRTATAEGSLKSTDLKDWTCGFWAGDLWYVYEYTKDDKWKQAAIKWTETLKDNQFNKGTHDLGFMMYCSYGNGYRLTGNKTYRDILLESAKSLASRYSPITKCIESWDQRMSWDGKTLWKYPVIIDNMMNLELLFWASKETGDPLYYNIAVSHANATMKNHIRPDYSTFHVVNYDEKTGAVLNRETCQGFSNNSTWARGQAWAIYGFTIMYRETKDKKYLDTAIKLADFFLNNKSLPKDKIPLWDFNVNQQGYIPLWNYQKEKYSNPVPRDASAAAVVSSALLEISTYLSKEKGKKYKADAVEIIESLSSSAYLAIPNTNNNFLIKHSVGSLPHNSEIDVPLNYADYYYLEALLRYKRLENNLSLQ; encoded by the coding sequence ATGAGTATTTTAAAAAAGGTCGTGCCTTGTGCTTTTTTACTTTTGGCTTTTTCCAGCGCAGATAACTCTGCCGATTTATTAATCAATGAAAGCTTTAATCGTGCTGAAATTATGTACTCAGATATGATCAACGTTGAAAAAAACTATAATCTTTATCCACGTACAGCAACAGCTGAGGGCAGTTTAAAGAGTACAGATCTAAAAGATTGGACGTGTGGTTTTTGGGCAGGAGATTTATGGTATGTTTATGAATATACAAAAGACGACAAGTGGAAGCAAGCTGCTATTAAATGGACAGAAACCTTAAAAGACAATCAGTTTAATAAAGGTACGCACGATCTGGGATTTATGATGTATTGCAGTTATGGTAACGGTTACCGCTTAACAGGAAATAAAACGTATCGCGATATACTTCTCGAATCTGCAAAATCATTGGCCAGCAGATACAGCCCTATAACAAAGTGCATTGAATCTTGGGATCAGCGCATGTCCTGGGACGGCAAAACGCTTTGGAAATATCCTGTAATAATTGATAATATGATGAATTTGGAGCTGCTTTTTTGGGCTTCTAAAGAAACAGGTGATCCTCTTTATTATAACATAGCAGTTTCACATGCCAATGCTACAATGAAAAATCATATAAGACCTGATTACAGTACATTTCACGTTGTGAATTATGATGAAAAAACGGGAGCTGTCTTAAACAGAGAAACCTGTCAGGGATTTTCAAACAATTCGACTTGGGCGAGAGGACAGGCCTGGGCAATTTACGGATTTACCATAATGTATAGAGAAACGAAAGACAAGAAATATTTAGATACGGCAATTAAATTGGCTGATTTCTTTTTGAATAATAAAAGTCTGCCAAAAGACAAAATTCCGTTGTGGGATTTCAACGTTAATCAGCAAGGCTACATTCCGTTGTGGAATTATCAAAAAGAAAAATACAGCAATCCAGTTCCTCGAGATGCTTCGGCAGCTGCTGTTGTATCTTCGGCGCTTTTGGAAATAAGTACTTATTTGTCTAAAGAAAAAGGAAAAAAATACAAAGCTGATGCCGTCGAAATTATAGAATCGCTGAGCAGTAGTGCTTATTTAGCGATTCCAAATACGAATAATAATTTTTTAATCAAGCATTCTGTCGGCAGTTTGCCGCACAATAGTGAAATTGACGTACCATTAAATTATGCCGATTATTATTACTTGGAAGCTTTATTGCGATATAAAAGATTAGAAAATAACTTATCATTGCAATAA
- a CDS encoding DUF4955 domain-containing protein: MNKILFCMFMLTVSFSCFAQEEAAIFKEFRKNKQKCELPDFSYAGYHYGEVPLPEITQNIIDVTQHGIKANTMKDQTKEVQQLIDKVGAAGGGVLYFPKGIYYFNMNPREKQFLKIDYSNIVLRGEGTGKSETVFFDGCPLTQDDVSPWLSPSLIQTGTKLQTTQSFWGIDFPKNGAQKSEVISTSAGVVSEEIQEEKILTQIIKNAKKGDKTLSLKSTEHLSADDYVLLGLYNSDDDGTLIKSIISPIAAFYDFEASAKSAGPSGAPSYQWLVQIESINKNSITLKQPLRRDFDLKYKPVVAKAEMLSEIGIENIHIKSGWAGYYCHHGCEGGDKYQSHEMDYGWNAINFCRVANGWIKNVTLENFTSPLYLLDSRNITIDSIDFMGFDGHSGVKIYSHACDNLIQNLNFKNSFTHVLSGEGNAYGNVFRNVAYKAISRKPGLFDFHGFSDRRFSPPSENLFENIKGLNKISGGGAANNLPHTANFNTWWNIELADFNDKDSEMFFSWQSPVKGLVKDNLSHQMYPKSILAGVYQPQFEVTINGNKADTQDQWIYTENFNKGKVYPLSLYDAQLKMRIHKSN, from the coding sequence ATGAATAAGATTTTGTTTTGCATGTTTATGCTAACTGTCAGTTTTTCATGTTTTGCGCAAGAAGAAGCTGCGATTTTTAAAGAGTTTAGAAAGAACAAACAAAAATGCGAGCTCCCCGATTTCTCCTATGCAGGTTATCATTATGGAGAAGTACCATTGCCAGAGATTACACAAAATATAATAGACGTAACACAACATGGCATCAAGGCAAACACAATGAAGGACCAAACCAAAGAAGTACAGCAACTGATTGATAAAGTTGGTGCTGCTGGCGGTGGTGTTTTATATTTTCCAAAAGGAATTTATTATTTTAATATGAATCCGAGGGAAAAGCAGTTTCTAAAAATAGACTATAGCAATATCGTCTTGAGAGGAGAGGGTACTGGCAAAAGCGAAACAGTTTTTTTCGATGGCTGTCCTTTGACACAAGACGATGTGAGTCCGTGGTTATCTCCATCTTTGATTCAAACCGGAACTAAATTGCAGACCACACAAAGTTTTTGGGGAATCGATTTCCCTAAAAATGGAGCCCAAAAATCGGAGGTAATTTCTACCAGTGCTGGTGTTGTAAGTGAAGAAATTCAGGAAGAAAAAATTTTGACGCAAATCATTAAAAATGCAAAGAAAGGTGATAAAACTTTATCGTTAAAAAGCACAGAACATTTGAGCGCTGATGATTACGTTTTGTTGGGTTTATACAACAGCGATGATGACGGTACATTGATCAAAAGCATCATCAGTCCAATTGCAGCATTTTATGATTTTGAAGCATCAGCAAAAAGCGCGGGGCCAAGCGGTGCGCCATCTTATCAATGGCTGGTCCAAATTGAAAGCATAAATAAAAACAGTATTACTTTAAAGCAGCCATTGCGAAGAGATTTTGATCTAAAATATAAGCCTGTTGTGGCAAAGGCAGAAATGCTGAGCGAAATCGGGATAGAAAATATCCATATAAAGTCAGGCTGGGCTGGGTATTATTGCCATCACGGTTGCGAAGGAGGAGATAAATATCAAAGCCATGAGATGGATTACGGCTGGAATGCGATAAATTTCTGCAGAGTTGCCAATGGCTGGATAAAAAATGTGACTTTGGAAAATTTTACCAGTCCGCTTTATTTGCTGGACAGCAGAAATATTACCATCGACAGTATTGATTTTATGGGTTTTGATGGCCATAGCGGTGTGAAGATTTATAGCCATGCCTGCGATAATTTGATCCAGAACCTGAATTTCAAAAATAGTTTTACACATGTACTGAGCGGTGAAGGAAATGCTTACGGCAATGTTTTCAGAAATGTTGCTTATAAGGCTATAAGCAGAAAACCAGGCTTGTTTGATTTTCATGGTTTCAGTGATAGAAGATTTTCTCCTCCATCGGAAAATTTATTCGAAAATATAAAAGGGCTCAATAAAATCAGCGGAGGCGGCGCGGCAAACAATCTGCCACATACAGCAAATTTCAACACTTGGTGGAATATTGAATTGGCCGATTTTAATGATAAGGATTCAGAGATGTTTTTTAGCTGGCAGTCTCCTGTAAAGGGTTTGGTCAAAGATAATTTAAGTCATCAAATGTATCCAAAAAGTATTTTGGCAGGAGTTTACCAGCCCCAGTTTGAAGTAACCATAAATGGCAATAAAGCAGATACCCAAGACCAATGGATTTATACCGAAAATTTTAATAAGGGAAAAGTTTATCCTTTGTCATTATACGATGCACAATTAAAAATGAGAATTCATAAAAGCAATTAA